A stretch of Perognathus longimembris pacificus isolate PPM17 chromosome 1, ASM2315922v1, whole genome shotgun sequence DNA encodes these proteins:
- the Ca9 gene encoding carbonic anhydrase 9 isoform X1 encodes MGPGRPTGLWLHLYKRALCESACSPQGLLLPHRLQFPMHVQPVHTVSWDTPVSRMASLCPSPWLPLLILAPTVQLLILVLLLVPAHPQSLSWMQGDPSLGGGSSGEDDSLSEEDLPTEEDPLEEVDPRGEKTPEVNPEPEDPLHLEDLPTMGAPRDPESSHRGQKGDGHGHWRYGGGSLPWPQVSPACAGRFQSPVDIRPELTAFCRALQPLELLGFELPPSPELSLRNNGHTVQLSLPRGLRMALGPGREYRALQLHLHWGTSDRPGSEHTVDGHHFAAEIHVVHLSTAFSEVSEALGRPGGLAVLAAFLQEGPEENSAYEQLLSHLEEITEEGSEIMIPGLDVSSLLPSDLSRYFRYEGSLTTPPCAQGVIWTVFNQTVKLSAKQLHTLSVSLWAFPDSRLQMNFRATQPLNGRMIEASFPVVADSSPEPVHMNSCLAAGDILALVFGLLFAATSIAFLVQMRKKLRHRSGTKDGVGYSPAEMAETGA; translated from the exons ATGGGGCCAGGGAGACCCACGGGACTTTGGCTCCATCTCTACAAAAGAGCACTCTGTGAGTCAGCCTGCTCCCCTCAAGGCTTGCTCCTCCCCCACCGGCTCCAGTTTCCGATGCACGTACAGCCCGTACACACCGTGTCCTGGGACACCCCAGTCAGCCGCATGGCTTCCCTgtgccccagcccctggctccctCTGCTGATCCTGGCTCCTACTGTGCAACTGCTGATATTGGTACTGCTCCTGGTGCCTGCCCATCCCCAAAGCCTGTCTTGGATGCAGGGGGACCCCTCCTTGGGTGGAGGTTCATCTGGGGAGGATGATTCACTGAGCGAGGAGGATCTGCCCACTGAAGAGGACCCACTTGAAGAGGTGGATCCACGTGGTGAGAAGACACCTGAAGTGAATCCTGAACCAGAAGATCCCCTGCATTTAGAGGATCTACCCACTATGGGAGCTCCCAGGGATCCTGAAAGCTCTCACAGGGGTCAGAAAG GTGATGGCCACGGTCATTGGCGCTACGGAGGAG GCAGCCTGCCCTGGCCTCAGGTGTCCCCAGCTTGCGCCGGCCGCTTTCAGTCCCCGGTAGATATCCGCCCCGAGCTCACCGCCTTCTGCCGCGCCCTGCAACCCCTGGAACTGCTGGGCTTTGAGCTCCCGCCAAGCCCGGAACTGAGCCTGCGCAACAATGGCCACACCG TACAGCTATCTCTGCCTCGGGGGCTAAGGATGGCCCTAGGTCCCGGGCGGGAGTACCGGGCCCTGCAGTTGCACCTGCACTGGGGCACTTCTGAccgcccaggctctgagcacaCCGTGGACGGCCACCACTTCGCTGCTGAG ATCCACGTGGTTCACCTCAGCACTGCTTTCTCAGAAGTCAGTGAGGCCTTGGGGCGCCCCGGAGGCCTGGCTGTGTTGGCAGCCTTCCTGCAG GAGGGCCCAGAAGAAAACAGTGCCTATGAGCAGTTGCTGTCACATTTGGAAGAAATCACCGAGGAAG GCTCAGAGATTATGATCCCAGGATTGGATGTATCTTCACTGCTGCCCTCTGATCTCAGCCGCTACTTCCGATATGAGGGGTCCCTGACGACACCCCCCTGTGCCCAGGGAGTCATCTGGACTGTGTTTAACCAGACAGTGAAGCTGAGTGCAAAGCAG CTCCACACTCTCTCTGTTAGTCTGTGGGCATTTCCTGACTCCCGGCTACAAATGAATTTCCGAGCCACGCAGCCTTTGAATGGGCGAATGATTGAGGCCTCTTTCCCTGTTGTAGCAGACAGCAGCCCTGAACCAG TCCACATGAACTCCTGCCTTGCTGCTG GTGACATCCTGGCCCTGGTTTTTGGCCTCCTTTTTGCTGCTACCAGCATTGCCTTCCTGGTGCAGATGAGGAAGAAGCTCAG ACACAGAAGTGGGACAAAAGATGGTGTTGGCTATAGCCCAGCAGAAATGGCAGAGACTGGAGCCTAG
- the Ca9 gene encoding carbonic anhydrase 9 isoform X2, whose translation MGPGRPTGLWLHLYKRALCESACSPQGLLLPHRLQFPMHVQPVHTVSWDTPVSRMASLCPSPWLPLLILAPTVQLLILVLLLVPAHPQSLSWMQGDPSLGGGSSGEDDSLSEEDLPTEEDPLEEVDPRGEKTPEVNPEPEDPLHLEDLPTMGAPRDPESSHRGQKGDGHGHWRYGGGSLPWPQVSPACAGRFQSPVDIRPELTAFCRALQPLELLGFELPPSPELSLRNNGHTVQLSLPRGLRMALGPGREYRALQLHLHWGTSDRPGSEHTVDGHHFAAEIHVVHLSTAFSEVSEALGRPGGLAVLAAFLQEGPEENSAYEQLLSHLEEITEEGSEIMIPGLDVSSLLPSDLSRYFRYEGSLTTPPCAQGVIWTVFNQTVKLSAKQLHTLSVSLWAFPDSRLQMNFRATQPLNGRMIEASFPVVADSSPEPVHMNSCLAAGDILALVFGLLFAATSIAFLVQMRKKHRSGTKDGVGYSPAEMAETGA comes from the exons ATGGGGCCAGGGAGACCCACGGGACTTTGGCTCCATCTCTACAAAAGAGCACTCTGTGAGTCAGCCTGCTCCCCTCAAGGCTTGCTCCTCCCCCACCGGCTCCAGTTTCCGATGCACGTACAGCCCGTACACACCGTGTCCTGGGACACCCCAGTCAGCCGCATGGCTTCCCTgtgccccagcccctggctccctCTGCTGATCCTGGCTCCTACTGTGCAACTGCTGATATTGGTACTGCTCCTGGTGCCTGCCCATCCCCAAAGCCTGTCTTGGATGCAGGGGGACCCCTCCTTGGGTGGAGGTTCATCTGGGGAGGATGATTCACTGAGCGAGGAGGATCTGCCCACTGAAGAGGACCCACTTGAAGAGGTGGATCCACGTGGTGAGAAGACACCTGAAGTGAATCCTGAACCAGAAGATCCCCTGCATTTAGAGGATCTACCCACTATGGGAGCTCCCAGGGATCCTGAAAGCTCTCACAGGGGTCAGAAAG GTGATGGCCACGGTCATTGGCGCTACGGAGGAG GCAGCCTGCCCTGGCCTCAGGTGTCCCCAGCTTGCGCCGGCCGCTTTCAGTCCCCGGTAGATATCCGCCCCGAGCTCACCGCCTTCTGCCGCGCCCTGCAACCCCTGGAACTGCTGGGCTTTGAGCTCCCGCCAAGCCCGGAACTGAGCCTGCGCAACAATGGCCACACCG TACAGCTATCTCTGCCTCGGGGGCTAAGGATGGCCCTAGGTCCCGGGCGGGAGTACCGGGCCCTGCAGTTGCACCTGCACTGGGGCACTTCTGAccgcccaggctctgagcacaCCGTGGACGGCCACCACTTCGCTGCTGAG ATCCACGTGGTTCACCTCAGCACTGCTTTCTCAGAAGTCAGTGAGGCCTTGGGGCGCCCCGGAGGCCTGGCTGTGTTGGCAGCCTTCCTGCAG GAGGGCCCAGAAGAAAACAGTGCCTATGAGCAGTTGCTGTCACATTTGGAAGAAATCACCGAGGAAG GCTCAGAGATTATGATCCCAGGATTGGATGTATCTTCACTGCTGCCCTCTGATCTCAGCCGCTACTTCCGATATGAGGGGTCCCTGACGACACCCCCCTGTGCCCAGGGAGTCATCTGGACTGTGTTTAACCAGACAGTGAAGCTGAGTGCAAAGCAG CTCCACACTCTCTCTGTTAGTCTGTGGGCATTTCCTGACTCCCGGCTACAAATGAATTTCCGAGCCACGCAGCCTTTGAATGGGCGAATGATTGAGGCCTCTTTCCCTGTTGTAGCAGACAGCAGCCCTGAACCAG TCCACATGAACTCCTGCCTTGCTGCTG GTGACATCCTGGCCCTGGTTTTTGGCCTCCTTTTTGCTGCTACCAGCATTGCCTTCCTGGTGCAGATGAGGAAGAA ACACAGAAGTGGGACAAAAGATGGTGTTGGCTATAGCCCAGCAGAAATGGCAGAGACTGGAGCCTAG